From one Desulfobacterales bacterium genomic stretch:
- a CDS encoding PAS domain-containing protein codes for MKPNPLIEMAYLALDNVDLAVSIIDADGTLLFYNRHSTKILNRKPDYIGTDIHTHHQPPANEKLDRMLRDFKNGRTDPVHYEARPYGKVISVTVTPLIKAGEFLGCVQTVRLKKTVDPEE; via the coding sequence ATGAAACCAAACCCATTAATTGAGATGGCCTATCTTGCGTTGGACAATGTGGACCTTGCCGTGAGCATTATCGATGCCGACGGAACGCTCCTCTTTTATAACCGGCATTCAACCAAAATCCTTAACCGCAAGCCTGACTATATCGGGACGGATATCCACACACACCATCAGCCGCCCGCAAATGAAAAACTGGACCGGATGTTGCGGGATTTCAAAAACGGACGGACGGATCCGGTCCATTACGAAGCACGGCCCTATGGCAAGGTCATTTCTGTGACCGTTACGCCCTTGATAAAAGCGGGCGAGTTCCTCGGGTGTGTTCAGACCGTTCGGCTCAAAAAAACGGTTGACCCGGAAGAATAA
- a CDS encoding type I restriction endonuclease subunit R, with the protein MSPALYTEDTLVQQTTAEYLEHQLGWESVYAYNTETFGPEGTLGRGDDREVVLTRYLYLKLMEFNPGLPDDAYQEAVRQITSITAAQTLLTTNREKHELIKDGIQVTFRNDKGERVRQRLKVFDYADPTNNHFLCVREFWVRGDLYRRRADIVGFVNGLPLLFMELKNVSKDIRAAYEKNFKDYKDTVPHLFHHNAFVVLANGMDAKLGSVTSRFEHFHEWKRLAEDQPGAVEMETLLKGVCDKRNFMDLVENLIVFDDSSSGPKKILARNHQFLGVNRAIEAVVDRKNRQGKLGVFWHTQGAGKSYSMVFFTRKIHRKLGGNFTFLILTDREDLDTQIYKTFAGCGVVDNDRDPCRASSGKHLNRLLVQHKSHIFSLIQKFNQDANSAAGHTLRDDVIVITDEAHRTQYGTLALNMRNILPNASYIGFTGTPLFKDDEITRRVFGEYISTYDFQRAVEDKATVPLYYDSRGEKLGIVIGDLNERVAEKIEELEIEDINVAQRLEQELKRDYHVITAGKRLDQIARDFVRHYSNAWELGKTMLLCIDKITCVRMYRLIEFYWQERIRELEKESTSAADEQEESFLRRQVEWMRETRMAVVISEEQGEVEKFRKWDLEIAPHRRLVKDGIDLPESMRQQPQFRNMQRMALDDAFKEEQHPFRIAIVCAMWLTGFDVPCLSTLYLDKPLKAHTLMQAIARANRVNEGKNNGLIVDYCGILKNLRKALGTFAGQGAGGQGGEIEPAKPEEELLADLVEAISFIRAFLRDRGASLDEIITKTGFERNGAILSAKEAANENDETRKRFEVMCREVFKKFKACINVKEINVHRAEYDAINVVYKSLQQDREKADITDIIRQLHMVVDKAIVVNPDTAAEGQKPFDISRIDFDRLRREFERSKAKQTTIQNLKQAIEQRLRRLLEQNPLRTDFQRHYEEIVAEYNREKDRVTIEKTFEELFRFSNGLDEEERRAMREGLDEESLAIFDLLKKPDLTSSDIRRIKAVAVGLLERLKAEKLRVDHWRDKESTRDAVRIAIRDFL; encoded by the coding sequence GTGAGTCCGGCGCTGTACACTGAAGACACCCTTGTGCAACAAACCACCGCTGAGTACCTGGAGCATCAATTAGGCTGGGAGTCTGTTTATGCCTACAACACCGAGACCTTCGGACCGGAGGGAACCCTCGGCCGAGGCGATGACCGGGAGGTAGTGCTCACCCGATATCTCTATTTAAAACTCATGGAATTTAACCCCGGCCTTCCAGACGATGCGTACCAGGAAGCCGTCCGTCAAATTACCTCTATCACTGCCGCCCAGACGCTGCTGACGACGAATCGGGAAAAGCACGAGCTGATAAAAGATGGCATCCAGGTTACCTTTCGCAACGACAAAGGCGAGCGCGTGCGGCAGCGCCTAAAGGTATTCGATTACGCCGATCCGACGAACAACCACTTTCTTTGCGTGCGGGAATTTTGGGTGCGGGGCGATCTTTACCGGCGGCGTGCGGATATTGTGGGGTTTGTCAATGGTTTGCCGCTGCTGTTCATGGAACTGAAGAATGTTAGCAAGGACATTCGCGCGGCTTACGAAAAGAATTTTAAAGATTACAAGGACACGGTTCCCCACCTGTTCCATCACAACGCCTTTGTGGTGCTGGCAAACGGCATGGATGCAAAGCTGGGTTCAGTGACCAGCCGGTTCGAACACTTTCACGAATGGAAGCGTCTGGCCGAAGATCAGCCCGGCGCAGTTGAAATGGAGACGCTGCTTAAGGGCGTTTGCGACAAGCGAAATTTTATGGACCTGGTGGAAAACCTTATCGTTTTTGATGATTCTTCGAGCGGACCCAAAAAAATTCTGGCGCGCAACCACCAGTTCCTGGGTGTAAACCGCGCCATCGAAGCAGTCGTGGATCGTAAGAACCGCCAGGGCAAGTTGGGCGTTTTCTGGCATACCCAAGGGGCAGGCAAGAGCTACTCCATGGTGTTCTTTACACGGAAAATCCACCGCAAGCTCGGCGGCAACTTCACCTTCCTGATCCTGACCGACCGTGAGGATCTGGATACCCAGATTTACAAAACTTTTGCCGGATGCGGCGTAGTGGACAATGACCGAGATCCCTGCCGGGCATCCAGCGGGAAACACCTAAACCGCCTGCTGGTCCAGCACAAGTCACATATTTTTTCGCTGATTCAAAAGTTCAATCAGGATGCAAACTCGGCTGCGGGCCACACTCTGCGTGATGACGTCATCGTCATCACCGACGAGGCGCACAGGACCCAGTATGGGACCCTGGCGCTGAACATGCGAAATATACTGCCAAATGCCAGCTACATCGGTTTTACGGGCACGCCGCTCTTCAAGGATGACGAGATAACACGGCGGGTGTTCGGAGAGTACATATCGACGTATGACTTTCAACGGGCGGTCGAGGACAAGGCCACCGTGCCGCTTTATTATGACTCGAGGGGTGAAAAGCTCGGTATAGTCATTGGTGATCTGAATGAGCGGGTCGCTGAGAAGATTGAGGAATTGGAGATTGAAGACATTAATGTGGCGCAGCGGCTGGAGCAGGAACTCAAGCGTGATTACCACGTCATCACCGCCGGTAAGCGGCTGGACCAGATTGCACGGGATTTTGTGCGGCACTATTCCAATGCTTGGGAGTTGGGGAAAACGATGCTGTTGTGCATTGACAAGATCACCTGTGTACGCATGTATCGGCTGATTGAGTTTTATTGGCAGGAACGCATCCGGGAGCTGGAGAAGGAATCAACCTCAGCCGCCGACGAGCAGGAAGAGTCATTCCTCCGTCGGCAGGTCGAATGGATGCGGGAGACACGCATGGCAGTGGTGATCAGCGAGGAACAGGGCGAGGTGGAAAAATTCCGCAAATGGGACCTGGAGATCGCCCCGCACCGTCGGTTGGTCAAAGATGGGATCGATCTGCCGGAATCCATGCGGCAGCAACCTCAGTTTCGAAACATGCAGCGCATGGCGCTGGATGATGCCTTCAAAGAAGAGCAACATCCCTTCCGGATCGCTATCGTATGTGCGATGTGGCTGACCGGCTTCGACGTCCCATGCCTGTCGACACTGTATTTAGATAAGCCTCTTAAAGCCCATACACTCATGCAGGCGATTGCCAGGGCAAATAGGGTCAACGAAGGAAAGAATAACGGACTTATCGTCGACTACTGCGGGATTCTCAAAAATTTGCGAAAAGCCCTTGGGACATTTGCCGGGCAGGGGGCGGGCGGACAAGGGGGCGAAATAGAACCGGCAAAGCCCGAAGAGGAACTGCTTGCCGACTTGGTTGAGGCCATTTCATTTATCAGAGCGTTCTTAAGGGATCGCGGGGCATCACTGGATGAAATCATTACAAAGACTGGTTTCGAACGCAATGGGGCAATTCTTTCCGCCAAGGAGGCAGCAAACGAAAATGATGAAACGCGCAAACGTTTTGAAGTGATGTGCAGGGAGGTATTTAAGAAATTCAAGGCATGTATCAACGTCAAAGAAATCAACGTTCATCGGGCGGAATACGATGCCATCAATGTCGTTTATAAGAGCTTGCAACAGGATCGTGAGAAGGCCGATATTACCGATATCATTCGCCAATTACACATGGTGGTTGATAAGGCTATTGTGGTGAATCCGGATACTGCGGCCGAGGGCCAGAAGCCTTTCGATATCAGCAGGATTGATTTTGACAGACTGCGGAGGGAGTTTGAACGCAGCAAGGCTAAGCAGACAACGATCCAGAACCTTAAGCAAGCCATCGAACAGAGGCTCAGGCGGTTGCTCGAACAGAACCCGTTGCGTACGGACTTCCAGCGGCATTATGAGGAGATCGTGGCTGAGTACAACCGCGAGAAAGATCGGGTCACCATCGAAAAGACTTTTGAGGAACTTTTTCGTTTTTCCAATGGGCTTGATGAAGAAGAGAGACGGGCAATGCGTGAAGGGCTTGATGAAGAGTCCCTGGCGATTTTTGATCTTCTGAAGAAGCCGGATCTGACTTCATCAGATATTAGACGCATCAAGGCTGTGGCTGTCGGGCTGCTTGAGAGGCTAAAAGCCGAGAAACTCAGAGTGGATCACTGGCGAGACAAAGAGTCGACCCGCGATGCTGTCCGGATTGCAATTAGGGATTTTTTGTGA
- a CDS encoding ferredoxin: MKAIITEQCMGDRNCNLLCPEVFEYDEDQLLSIVKLDPIPEKYHEVVRRAAKECGADAIEIIE; this comes from the coding sequence ATGAAAGCCATCATCACCGAACAGTGCATGGGAGATCGGAATTGCAATCTACTCTGTCCGGAGGTTTTTGAGTATGACGAAGACCAGCTTCTTTCCATCGTCAAGCTGGACCCCATTCCTGAAAAATACCATGAAGTCGTGAGGCGGGCGGCCAAAGAGTGCGGGGCAGATGCCATCGAAATTATCGAGTGA
- a CDS encoding peptidylprolyl isomerase, giving the protein MKKTILFALLLCLYVTVAAPLTAAENQKNPVYVIKTSSGDILLELFAKEAPETVKNFIALTEGRKEYTDPKTKVKVKKHFYDNLIFHRVIKDFMIQGGCPQGDGTGGPGYTFDDEINATALGLDKIKAVQPDGTVHPSLLVRSREDFSQIVVMPLARKMGITSQQQFQDRIQEIQQKVSELSLKDCYENLGYRYNDKLKSTPPLRGVIAMANTGANSNGSQFFINLVDTPWLAGKHTVFGKVIQGMEVADKIAEMPVDENSKPQKAVRILSIRKDRREDGLGDRK; this is encoded by the coding sequence ATGAAAAAAACTATTTTATTCGCCCTGTTGCTATGCCTGTATGTAACGGTAGCTGCACCATTGACGGCCGCTGAGAATCAGAAAAATCCTGTTTACGTAATCAAAACATCCAGCGGCGATATTCTGCTTGAGCTGTTTGCCAAGGAAGCGCCGGAGACGGTAAAAAACTTCATCGCGCTGACGGAAGGCCGCAAGGAGTATACCGATCCAAAAACCAAGGTAAAAGTAAAAAAACATTTCTACGACAACCTGATTTTCCATCGCGTCATCAAGGATTTCATGATTCAGGGGGGATGCCCCCAAGGTGACGGAACCGGCGGGCCCGGCTACACGTTTGACGATGAAATAAACGCAACAGCCCTGGGACTTGATAAAATTAAAGCGGTTCAACCCGACGGGACGGTGCATCCTTCCCTACTGGTCCGGAGCCGGGAGGATTTCTCCCAAATTGTAGTGATGCCGCTGGCGCGTAAAATGGGGATCACATCCCAACAGCAATTCCAGGATCGCATTCAGGAAATACAGCAGAAAGTATCTGAATTGAGCTTAAAAGACTGTTACGAAAATCTGGGATATCGTTACAATGATAAACTGAAATCGACTCCGCCCCTGAGGGGGGTGATCGCCATGGCCAACACAGGTGCGAATTCGAACGGCTCCCAGTTCTTTATCAATCTGGTCGACACGCCCTGGCTGGCCGGAAAACACACGGTGTTCGGAAAGGTGATTCAGGGGATGGAGGTGGCCGATAAAATCGCTGAAATGCCGGTTGACGAAAACAGCAAACCGCAAAAGGCCGTCCGCATACTTTCCATTCGCAAGGACCGGCGGGAAGACGGCCTGGGGGACCGGAAGTGA